One region of Gilliamella sp. ESL0405 genomic DNA includes:
- the bamE gene encoding outer membrane protein assembly factor BamE — protein MKKVSKILIVLCSLVALSACTQKNFSEQGTPLSQQKVNKIIEGSTTEIQLLSLFGEPTTKVALKNNETQYTYVYSKKSSTSHPIIGETQYDILEGKLDVITSNGMVIWFNYNENIKQKKW, from the coding sequence ATGAAAAAAGTATCCAAAATTCTTATCGTTTTATGTTCACTTGTTGCATTATCTGCTTGTACTCAGAAAAATTTTTCTGAGCAAGGCACGCCATTGAGCCAACAAAAAGTCAATAAAATTATTGAGGGCTCGACTACTGAAATTCAACTATTGTCGCTTTTTGGTGAGCCAACCACCAAAGTAGCGCTTAAAAACAATGAAACCCAGTATACCTATGTGTATAGCAAAAAAAGTTCAACCAGTCACCCTATTATTGGCGAAACACAGTACGATATTTTAGAAGGAAAACTTGATGTTATCACTTCAAATGGTATGGTAATTTGGTTTAATTATAATGAGAATATCAAACAGAAAAAATGGTAA